AACCGCAAGGCGTTTTCACGCTGGTCCTTGTAATTGAGACCGGTGAGATCGATGTCGTCGCGCTTTGCCATCTCCATGAGTTGCGGGTGTTCTTCACGGCAAGGTCCGCACCAGGATGCCCAGACATTGACCAGAGTAATCTTGCCCTGAGCCAGGCTCTTTGAAGCGAGACCGGGAACCGCGGTTCCGTCGATCGTAAGGCCTTCCAGGGCCGGAAGGTCAAACGAGGGTGCCGGCTGGTTGATCAGGGCAGAGGGCAATTTGGAGGGATCGCCGCTTTGCAGGCCCGTCATGAAGATGGCTGCAAGGCCAGCAAACACCATAACAGGCACAAGTACCCAGGAACGGCCTTGCTTTTGCGGATTTTCGGAGACCTGATTGCTCATCGCTCAACCTGTCCTGATTTGCGGCGCCGGTCAGCACCTTCGTCTTCGAGCTGCTGCAGACGCCTGGTTACAGAGCGCGCGCGCGAGAAAATCCACAATGCCAACGCGCCAAGTACGACAATCGTGACAGCATAGGACGAAATAACGAAGCCCATATGGGGAGCAGAAAAATCCATGTGTCCCGAACCTCCTTACTGCAACGCGCCGGTTCGGGCCAGCTCGGTCTGGCGGATGCGGCGGGCGCCGATTTCGGAACGAATGGAAATCAGGTGCAGGGCCAGGAACAGGAAACTGTAGGCCAGCCCCATCACCAGCAGCGGAGTCAGGATGGACGGGTGAATGGTGGGGCCGTCGGTGCGGAACACGCTCGCCGGCTGATGCAGTGAATACCACCAGTCAACCGAGAACTTGACGATTGGCACATTGATAAAACCGACAATAGCGACGATGGCGGCAATGCGGGACGCGCTGCGCGGATCATCGATCGCCTGCCATATGGCAATATAGCCCAGATACAGCAAAAACAGCACAAACATGGAGGTGAGGCGGGCATCCCAGACCCACCATGTGCCCCACATCGGCTTGCCCCATAGTGATCCGGTAGCAAGGGCGAGAAAGCAGAATGCCGCGCCAATCGGGGCGGCTGCCTTGGCCGCAATATCGGCAAGCGGATGACGAAAGACGATACCGATGATACTGGCAACGGCCATCACCGTGTACACCATCAGGGCTGACCATGCCGCGGGTACGTGAACATACATGATGCGCACGGTTTCACCCTGCTGATAATCGGCGGGCGCCCGTGTCAGGCCGAGGAACAGACCGACACCGAACAATGCGAAAGTGATCATCCACACCCACGGCTGGACTGTGTTCTGCAGGCGCATGAAGCGGGTAGGATTGGCAAATCTCTCTATCGAACTCATAACAACAATCTGTAATACCAGCCGATAGAGCGCGCAATGGCGACATGGTCACATGCCGGTCAATCAGCGGTGATCAGCGCATGTAGCTGCGCAGCGCCGCAGCAGAGGCAAACGGCGTAACAACCAAAGCCGCCAAGACAATGGCAATCAGGATGATAAGGGCTGTGCCGGTATTGTCGATGCCGGACTGGGCGCCCGACGAGGCCAGAACGCCGAATATCATCACCGGCACATAAAGCGGCAGCACCAGAAGCGAGACCAGCAATCCACCCTGACGCAGGCCGACCGTGATGGCGGCACCCAGGCTGGCCAGCAGCGACAGCGCCAGCGAACCGGTCACCATGGCAATCCCCAGCGGCGCGATGAGCGCCGTATCGAGGTTGAGCAGGAAACCCAGAACCGGGGCCGCGATTGCCAGCGGCAGTCCGGACGTGAGCCAGTGAATGGACGCTTTGGCCAGAACGACGATCTCCAGCGGTGTCGATGAAAGCGCCATGATTTCCAGGGACCCGTCATCATGGTCAGCCTGGTACAACCGGTCAGCCGACAACAGCACCGACAGCAGCAGGGCGATCCACAAGGCACCAGGTGCAATGCGCTGCAGAAGCTGCTGGTCCGGGCCCAGGCCCAGCGGCAGCAGGACAATGACGGTCAGAAAGAAGCCGATAGCCGTGCCGATGCTGCCGCCCTGCCGGACGGCAAGCGTGAAATCACGGGCAATGACTGATTTGAAGGCTGACGTCATTTCATCCGGCCCGTTTCGGCAGGTTCGCAAAATCCAGAATATCGCTGGACTTGACCGGCAGTTCTATGTGCGTGG
Above is a window of Anderseniella sp. Alg231-50 DNA encoding:
- the ccmD gene encoding heme exporter protein CcmD — its product is MDFSAPHMGFVISSYAVTIVVLGALALWIFSRARSVTRRLQQLEDEGADRRRKSGQVER
- the ccmB gene encoding heme exporter protein CcmB, with translation MTSAFKSVIARDFTLAVRQGGSIGTAIGFFLTVIVLLPLGLGPDQQLLQRIAPGALWIALLLSVLLSADRLYQADHDDGSLEIMALSSTPLEIVVLAKASIHWLTSGLPLAIAAPVLGFLLNLDTALIAPLGIAMVTGSLALSLLASLGAAITVGLRQGGLLVSLLVLPLYVPVMIFGVLASSGAQSGIDNTGTALIILIAIVLAALVVTPFASAAALRSYMR
- a CDS encoding DsbE family thiol:disulfide interchange protein gives rise to the protein MSNQVSENPQKQGRSWVLVPVMVFAGLAAIFMTGLQSGDPSKLPSALINQPAPSFDLPALEGLTIDGTAVPGLASKSLAQGKITLVNVWASWCGPCREEHPQLMEMAKRDDIDLTGLNYKDQRENALRFLNALGNPYTSVGVDANGRTSVDWGVYGVPETFVINGEGTIVYKFTGPITERAMREDVIPAIEKARQP
- a CDS encoding heme ABC transporter permease CcmC, which produces MSSIERFANPTRFMRLQNTVQPWVWMITFALFGVGLFLGLTRAPADYQQGETVRIMYVHVPAAWSALMVYTVMAVASIIGIVFRHPLADIAAKAAAPIGAAFCFLALATGSLWGKPMWGTWWVWDARLTSMFVLFLLYLGYIAIWQAIDDPRSASRIAAIVAIVGFINVPIVKFSVDWWYSLHQPASVFRTDGPTIHPSILTPLLVMGLAYSFLFLALHLISIRSEIGARRIRQTELARTGALQ